A single window of Gossypium arboreum isolate Shixiya-1 chromosome 13, ASM2569848v2, whole genome shotgun sequence DNA harbors:
- the LOC108462230 gene encoding cytochrome P450 CYP749A22-like — MKIVKQREEKVMTGEVDSFGHDFLGLLVNAYHDPIEKNRLSIQDVVGECKTFYFAGQETTNSLLAWTTLLLAIYTDWQDKARAEVIEIFGNQNPNSEGIAKLKTMTMIINETLRLYPPLNGVVRKAVRDIQLGKLVLPNYLDLNIRFIALHHDPDLWGDDVHLFKPERFSEGIVKATNNNAAAFMPFGLGPRTCVGMNFAITETKIALSMILQRYTFTLSPTYVHAPLPNLSLKPQHGLHVLFHSLH; from the exons ATGAAGATTGTTAAACAAAGGGAAGAGAAAGTAATGACCGGAGAAGTTGACAGCTTCGGCCATGATTTTCTAGGATTACTTGTAAATGCCTATCATGATCCGATTGAGAAAAACAGGCTTTCGATACAAGATGTGGTAGGTGAGTGTAAAACTTTCTATTTTGCTGGGCAAGAAACAACCAATTCCTTGCTTGCATGGACAACCCTACTTTTAGCAATATATACAGATTGGCAAGACAAAGCAAGAGCAGAGGTGATTGAGATCTTTGGTAATCAAAACCCAAATTCTGAAGGGATCGCCAAATTAAAGACT ATGACCATGATTATTAATGAAACTTTACGGCTCTATCCTCCTCTAAATGGTGTGGTAAGAAAGGCAGTAAGAGATATCCAATTAGGAAAACTTGTCCTACCTAATTATTTAGATCTCAACATCCGATTTATAGCACTCCACCATGACCCTGATTTATGGGGAGATGATGTTCATCTTTTCAAACCAGAAAGGTTTTCAGAAGGGATTGTCAAAGCTACTAACAATAATGCAGCTGCATTTATGCCCTTTGGATTGGGACCTCGAACTTGCGTTGGAATGAACTTTGCAATCACTGAAACCAAAATTGCCCTTTCCATGATTCTACAACGCTACACTTTCACCCTTTCCCCTACTTATGTTCACGCACCTTTACCAAATCTTTCACTCAAGCCACAACATGGGCTTCACGTATTGTTTCATTCATTacattaa
- the LOC108464742 gene encoding cytochrome P450 CYP749A22-like isoform X1: MGNLLILSTAFLCLCLFVALLYVLYKYWWVPHRVQFIMNSQGIRGPPYEFIHGNNKEALQMQKEASSKPMALTHDIFPRVMPYDYSCIKKYGKNYLSWNGVRAQLVITDPELVKENMIPAMIASVGTMLEKWKDKEGKEMEVFQEFRFLTSEVISRTAFGSSYLEGEKILTC, encoded by the exons ATGGGAAATCTTCTAATCCTTTCCACAGCATTTTTGTGCCTCTGCCTCTTCGTAGCTTTGCTCTATGTTTTGTACAAGTATTGGTGGGTACCTCATCGTGTACAGTTCATCATGAATTCACAGGGGATCAGAGGACCTCCTTACGAATTTATCCATGGAAACAACAAAGAAGCTCTCCAAATGCAGAAGGAAGCATCTAGCAAACCTATGGCCTTGACACACGATATATTTCCCAGAGTAATGCCTTATGATTACTCCTGCATCAAGAAATACG GGAAGAATTATCTTAGTTGGAATGGAGTTCGAGCTCAACTGGTAATAACAGACCCAGAACTGGTGAAAGAG AATATGATTCCAGCAATGATTGCTAGCGTTGGAACGATGCTTGAGAAATGGAAAGATAAGGAAGGTAAAGAGATGGAAGTGTTCCAAGAGTTCAGATTCTTGACTTCAGAAGTGATATCCAGAACAGCCTTTGGTAGCAGTTACTTGGAAGGAGAGAAGATTTTGACATGTTGA
- the LOC128286787 gene encoding uncharacterized protein LOC128286787, with translation MVFIDDILVYSKLEDEHDEHLRVVLQILREKQLICVPNDEDLRLSILKEVHSSPYAMHSGGNKMYKDLQELYWWPRLKREVTDYIALCLTYQQVKAEHQLPSETKDKVCLIRERLKAASGRQKSYADLKKKDIEYSIGDMVFLRVLPWKKVLRFGRKGKLSPQFIGPYWILKRVGLVAYQLELPSELDYIHDVYVSMLRRYHSNPRLIVLVEQIEMRLDLTFEEEPIQILDRDVKVLHRKSIPLVNVQCWNHSTEEVTWELEDSMRQQYPHLF, from the exons atggtgttcatcgatgacattttggtgtattctaagTTGGAGGACGAGCACGACGAGCATTTAAGAGTGGTTTTGCAGATCCTtcgtgagaaacagtt GATCTGTGTACCTAATGATGAGGATTTGAGACTGTCAATTTTGAAGGAGGTACATAGTAGCCCTTACGCTATGCATtctggtgggaataagatgtataaGGATCTccaagaattgtactggtggccaaggTTGAAACGTGAAGTGACAGACTATATTGCTCTTTGTTTGACTtatcagcaggttaaggctgagcaccagttaCCTTCAG AAACAAAGGATAAGGTCTGTTTGATTCGAGAAcgtctaaaagcagcttctggtagacagaagtcctatgctGATCTAAAGAAGAAGGACATCGAGTATTCTATAGGGGATATGGTTTTCCTTAGGGTCTTACCATGGAAAAAAGTTCTAAGGTTCGGTCGCAAGGGAAAGCTAAGCCCTCAGTTTATTGGGCCGTACTGGATTCTGAAGCGAGTAGGGCTAGTCgcatatcagttggagctaccttcaGAGTTAGATTACATACATGACGTGtatgtctcgatgttgagacgTTACCACTCTAATCCTAGGCTCATTGTGCTCGTGGAGCAGATTGAGATGAGACTAGATCTGACGTTCGAAGAGGAGCCTATTCAGATTCTAGATCGTGACGTTAAAGTCTTACATAGGAAGTCTATTCCCTTGGTGAATGTGCAGTGctggaatcatagcactgaggaggttACTTGGGAGTTAGAGGATTCGATGCGGCAGCagtatcctcaccttttctga
- the LOC108464742 gene encoding cytochrome P450 CYP749A22-like isoform X2 — MGNLLILSTAFLCLCLFVALLYVLYKYWWVPHRVQFIMNSQGIRGPPYEFIHGNNKEALQMQKEASSKPMALTHDIFPRVMPYDYSCIKKYGKNYLSWNGVRAQLNMIPAMIASVGTMLEKWKDKEGKEMEVFQEFRFLTSEVISRTAFGSSYLEGEKILTC; from the exons ATGGGAAATCTTCTAATCCTTTCCACAGCATTTTTGTGCCTCTGCCTCTTCGTAGCTTTGCTCTATGTTTTGTACAAGTATTGGTGGGTACCTCATCGTGTACAGTTCATCATGAATTCACAGGGGATCAGAGGACCTCCTTACGAATTTATCCATGGAAACAACAAAGAAGCTCTCCAAATGCAGAAGGAAGCATCTAGCAAACCTATGGCCTTGACACACGATATATTTCCCAGAGTAATGCCTTATGATTACTCCTGCATCAAGAAATACG GGAAGAATTATCTTAGTTGGAATGGAGTTCGAGCTCAACTG AATATGATTCCAGCAATGATTGCTAGCGTTGGAACGATGCTTGAGAAATGGAAAGATAAGGAAGGTAAAGAGATGGAAGTGTTCCAAGAGTTCAGATTCTTGACTTCAGAAGTGATATCCAGAACAGCCTTTGGTAGCAGTTACTTGGAAGGAGAGAAGATTTTGACATGTTGA